In Phoenix dactylifera cultivar Barhee BC4 unplaced genomic scaffold, palm_55x_up_171113_PBpolish2nd_filt_p 000119F, whole genome shotgun sequence, the DNA window TACCCTACATATATGACTAACTGATAACATATGCTTTTTCCTATTTTTATGAGTGCATATCTttatgttttttctttcttatatcTTCTGCAGGTCTCATTCTTGAGTGGATTATACCTTATTTTGTCACAGTTACTCTTAGTTGAGATTTCTCTATCAAATTTCTTCTTCTGATATAATTTATTCAACTCAGGAGATGATTGAGTTGGAGGCAAGGCGTGAACGTGTTAGACAAAATGTTGCATGTATGTATTTGCTGATCTTGATTATCATCTACTTCTGATCATGTTCCTCTGTAGTTTTTCAAATATGACAACTTTCTGGTGATAGGATCGTGAAAAAGCATCCTTTTTTTGGAGATAACAGATAGCATGACTAGCTTAGCTGGAATTTATTGATCATTATTATTCTAATTATTCTTGTTGTAAAAATTGTTGCTGTATATCAATGGACTGTGAATTGATTTCACTTTGTAGAGTGGTTTATATTGGATCATATAGATCCACTCTATAGTTCCtttcattgtttattcaatACATTATGAATAACTAGGGTTCTAGTGGCATCTATGATCCATACTGTTGACAGAATGTATGGTTATTCTATGAGAGCTAGCAATGGGCAAACTGCAATTACATTGTGATGAACATTTTAGAAAAACGGAAAACAAAGTTTGTCAGAAAATGTTAAATCACTGTCAGCTTGGTATGTATGAAATGTATGTCTCCATCACTTCTTCACATCTCTATATTACCAAATCTTATCTATTGCAGGACAGtcaaagacaagaagccatgaCAACCAAACTGATGCAGGATAGGGAAAGGAATAAAAATTTCTTTGGTTTTGTAGGGCTTAAGTTACAAAGCTGAAAATATAGTCTGCTACTCAAGATTAAATTTGAGTTTTGGATAGATATGAATTAAGAAAATGACTGATTGTtggattttttaagaaaatggcTAACTTTTGGATTGTTTATTCTGGATGAATTGGGCCAAGAATAAGGATTTGAAAACTGAACTTTCATTAGGGATTTGAAGGAGTTTTATGGTGATACCATTAAATCATTGATCTACCTTACTTTTTTCCAGTGGACATGTTTTAGATAATTTGAAAAACCATTAAGATAAACAAGAGAAAAACAAAGGAATAAATGAAAAATTGGCTAGCGTAATCTATAATAGAGAAAATTTAGGCTTATTGATGAGAAACATGGGTAGgaaagagctaagggtttgttTGGTTGGGATATGTCAGATTAAGGGATAAtctgtcaattcctaggaatcATTTATCCGGGAAAATAATTGGAGAGGAAGCAATCCCTGAAGAAGTTTATGTGGATattgaggttcttgaaggtAAACATGGCTGTGAAGTTGCTGAATTAGAAAAGCCATCCTTTCAAGTAGATATCACCTTGCCTGAAAAATGTTGAGGGctacttctaatggctattattGTTCTTGCTTGATATGGATATCAtgaaacttttgtttttctttaggtaattttgcataacTCAAGAGTGAAATGTTATGGCGGGAGTGAATGAAGAATGTGGGACTATGAGGATCATGGGCTAGTCAAGGGCAAAAGTTTAATCTATGGTTTGCCGTACCAGTCCAAAACGGGCAGTATAGGGCATACCGGCCCGAAATGAGTGGTACGGGGCATATTGTACCATACCGGTTCGATACCGGTATCTAGTACTGCACCGTATCGACACAGTGCTAGTGTGTCACCGGTATGGGGTCCGGTACTAAGACGACAAATCTTGGTTGAATTTTTTAACCTAAAAATGATGCTCATGTGTTTGAATATGTTTTTCACAAAAGTGCAATGCATTCAAATTTCAACGGACatttatggaaaattataaAGAAAGATTGTAGCATGCTGGCTCTAAAGTGGGACAAATTCTTGTGTAGTATTAGGCAAGGTCCGTCGTACCGATTGTACCGACATACTGGTGGGCGTCGGTACCGATACAATACTGaaccgaaccggtactgtaccgatgAAGACCAAAAAAATACTGCGCATTGTCCCGCGCGGGCGAGCTGCCCTGCGCACCTGCGTTGCCCCCGCGCGCCCATACGGATGCGGTTCCCAGCGCGGGAAACCGCACGGGCGCACTTCCTCGCACGCGGGGCGCCCGCGTTTGGCACCGGCCTGGTTCGCACTGGTACCGGCTTGTACCGTGCCCCTTCTAGGTCGGAACCGAAATTATATGCCGTAACGAACCGGTGCCGACAGGGGTCGGAACCGAAATTATACGCCATACCGAACCGGTGCCTCTCGGCACCGGTCCGATACGGACTGAACCGACCGGAACTGGTCGGTTCAGCATAGCATGGTATTAGGATAAGTTTAGATCATGCAAGAAACAAAATCTTACTCATTATAACATAAAGATGGATTATCCACCAAAAGCTCTACCGCTTTGTTATTGTAATAGATCAAGGATAAGGAATCCTATCATTCTCCTTTGCAATCATGTTATAGTTAGAAATCTGAGTCGGTAATGTATGTACAATATGGAGTTGAAAGAATAATTTCTAAATGACCAGTAATCTTAATTTCTTTGACAATTAATTtagtattatatttatagtgtaTATATGCAGTATATTTACCATATTGCTGTGAACTAAGCTTAATTTCTGTATTTTGTATTTCACTTTACTTGTCATGGAGAGTAGTCTTGGAACTAGTTGTAATTGGAGTCTTCTAAAGTTTAAGTACTTGTATGGAGTCTATTTTCTAAGCATGGTTTGGACCTTGAGAGCAAGGTTCGCCACCTCGGTACTGGACCCCGTACCTGTGCGCCACCAGtatagtgtcggtacggtacggtacgaaTTTTTTTGGCATAGTGAGTGTCGGTATGTCACTCGTACTGGTACGGTACGCCGCATACCAAAtcagtacggtatggtatggtacgctTCGTACCGTCCGTTTCGTaccggtacggcataccatgcTTGAGAGTCTAAAGGTCATTTTGAATTGCTTCTTTGGGCCTTTCTAAAAGGTGTCAGATGTTTGTATTCAGAGAAGGGAATGGTGTAAATGTCCCCAAGTCATTAGATATGCATATGAGGTCCATTTCACTATGTAAGGAGCCCGTAAGTGAAAAATTCCAAGGGCTTATTACACCGTCGTTTCTTTGTCTATTCCAACAATGTTGAGAGCTTGAGTGTGTGAGGCCCACCAAATTTCCATAACTAACAAACACCACATGCATGGCAAGATGGGCATGCTAAAAATTAGCGAGATAGGTGGAGACCACCTCTAGCCAAAGACTCCCTTTTCTTGAACATGCAACTCAGCATCAAGACCAACTCCCAAATCTTTGTGATGATTGGCTCCACCTGGAAACCCTTCCTGCTTTTTCCTCTATCAGTAGCCGAGCTAGCCCCCAGATCAGCCCAAAATCAATCAGTAGGTGACCCTGAAAGTCCTTTTCTTGAACTCCGCGAAAATACCTGTTGAGAAAACCACCCATTAAGATAGTGGCTGAAGCCACATAAAATGCAGGTTTGTTTAAGCAGGCCATAGGCTGTCCTAGCCTAGCGTGCATCCCTATGTAGGCATGTTGTTGGGCCAGATCGATTTCAAGTACCTCCAAATCTAGATCAGATTCGAGCCCATCGTGGGTTCCATCTATGTTTTGACTAAAACTACACCCATCAACAAATTGGATTGGTTTAGGGCCATTGGGGTCATTGGTCTAGTCAAACTATGTCAGGACAAATGCCTTACCCAAGTTTGATAATCTTTGAATCATGTACAGATTAGGCCTTGGGTCCTAGGCATGTACAGTGATTTGGTAAAATTAGTTCCCTTCATTGCCTCCCCCCCgcccgccaaaaaaaaaaaaaaggattgacATAGCTTCAAAGTATAATCAGCAAAGTCTATTTGAAATGTCAAAGGGATAGAACTACACATCATGATTTGTTGAACCGTGCCGAATCGGCCTATTTAGGATGTACCGAACCAAACTAGTTGGTTACCAGCACGGTTCCTTGCATCTGTTTGAAatagagggggagggagaaggagagagagggaaaagagagggagggaaggaggagagaggaagggagggaaggcaggagagagggggagagggagagggagagagtgagGGAGAGGGGGCTTGGAAGCCCCTCCTATTTCATTTTAAAACAGGGATCCCCTATTTCGTTTTGATTGGGGATCctatttatctttttctaattttgaattGAAGCCAGCAAAtggtttgccgacttcactaaatcacttgccgacttcagttcaaaaaataaaaataataatggtTCACCTTGGAACGACATGGTGTAGACCTGTACCATATTGTGCCGGTCACCGGTATGGGTATTGGACTGGTTCGGTGAACCTTATACATTATGTATCAGGTGAACTATCAATTCCTAATCTGGTCCTGGTCCACATCTGAGTTTGGTCATGTTCATAAAGAATCAGACCCATATTCTATGTTGCATTGAGTCCAGGTTGGAATCTTCTTAGTAGATCTAGAACCAGACTCATTGTTTTTCAGGTCAGTCTATGGATGTAGATTGGGTCCAGATCTGTAGTACTCATGTTGCAATGATAACCCAAATAGGTAGGCCAATAAACTATAGTCTTGTACAAGGTTCGCGGTACCGAtggtaccgacgtaccggtcggCTTCGGtaacggtacggtaccggtgccgaaccgagccgaaccgatACCGTACCGATGGGGCACATTCGGCCTGCTTTCGACCCCAtcgtcgtttttttttttgagttctttcacttttggattttttttgatgtttttatgtttaggtttaaggTTAAAAGTAGATGATGTAACTTATTACTTCCAAATGTTTCAAATaatgagatgaagaacataaaatattttcaaattaagatacaatcaattacatatatttaaagcactctcgaatatctaaaatcgggttgagtggcactttgaaaagtgCCCCAGTGTGGCACTTTTGAAAGTGCCAGCCTCTGGCCAGCGCTGTGGCATtttcaaagtgccacagcactggCACTATTTTTCCGAAGCGAACCGGtggctcggttcgcaccggttcgagctcataccggtgcgaaccgagcggTTCACACCGGTTCACacatgtaccggtgcgaaccgagccggttcgcaccggtacgaggctcaaaccaaacggttccgacccaggttcgcaccggtacgaggctcaaaccaaacggttccgacccatattgggtcggaaccgttttatacccctgtaccggaccggtgcggctcggtaccggtccggtacgggctgaaccgaccggtacaggtcggttcagcagaccttggTCTTGTGTCTATGTGAAATATCTCATTCTTTGTTTGATTATGTAAGTCATTTGATATATTATAAGATCCATCTATAGCTTCGTATACATTGATCACCTTGTAGTTACAAGATTTCTTGATGATATATTGTTAGGCTCAATGTCCTATGCTATATAGCATCCACTCATAAAAATTATTCTTGAATAATCATATAGACTAGTATAtagatttgtttatttattcattttttattaccTCTCATCATTTGAATTGAACAAGCCTTCTTAAATTCCTTTATATATATAAGGTATCATAATTAACATTTGCTTCATTATCAAAGTtctgaagaagaaagaagaagatgaaagaaAGTCCCTTGTTGGCGGTATTCGTCAATGCAAGACCattagtaagtttttttttaaaattttttaagctGCAGTatacatttaatagttcataGCTTTGCTGTTGAAGAAAGTCCTATCATTTTACAtgctgcaatctcattgtaaaTTTTCATAAAATGCTTTCCTTCATCTCACTCAccctaatttttattttctttatgttGATATGAAACATTATATATGATTCTTATGGCATGTAAGAAACTTGTTTAACATATAGATCTTCTCTTAGCTCATTTGAAAATTATTGAGTTACCTATGGTCCAAAAAAGATATTGTACTCCAGTTCTTCTACTAACATGAGTCTTGTAACCTcaaattatttgaatttctcGTTGGTCAAAAAATGATATCGTGCTTCAACTCCTATGCTTGTTAATGGGGATAAAAAGGCATAACAAGAATCtataatttttttggcataaaacTGTAATCTTTCAACCTATATCTtaacacaaaaagaaaaagattgaaaggaatatgtttatccaagaatataaTGCTGATATATGCTCAAGTATTCTAATGCCATTCAGTCAACAAGTTGATATCTCAAACCTTGCAACATTTGTAGATCAAAATCTAGCTCTGGAAGTAATTCCACATCATTTTTATGTTGAGAAGAATCAATGATAGTAAACCTTATgggcttttgtgaatttttttctctttctatttttgttttttagttGTTAGAGATGTGATTTGTAATATCTACACTCTGTAATATTTCTGCATGGTAGAAATTTAGTGCTGGTTTATGAGGCCAAAGAGGGGATGAGAATTAAATTGGGAAATTGGAAGTTATGAAGATAAAGAGGTGATGACTATTCTTACCAACACATTACCACTATAGCTGACCAAACTCATATAGCCAACCAAATTCATGACCTAGGACTTGACTGTAAGTATACATGCTTGTGTCTAGAGGTTTTTCTAATTGGTTAGGCTGCTAGTTCTTTAGCATCATGGTATGCTAAACTGGTCGGAACCGACGGGTTCAGCCTGTACCGTATTGGTACCGGCCTCCATCGGTACGGTACAGTGGTGGAATTCGGTTTCTTGCCGTACCGGTGCTGTTCGAACCGGTACAAGCCCGGTACCGGTCGAACCGCACTAGTTCGGGCTTGTACCGGTGCTTATCGCACTGGTTCGCATCGGTACTCGCGGGGAAGAAGggggaagagaggagaagagaggagtagagaggggaagaagaccTCTCGCGCTACCggccctctttcttcctctcgaGCACCTCACAGGGAAGAAGAGCTCTTTCGTTCGTAGGAGaagggggaaagagaggaggagagagggaagaagagaggaggagctcgggaagaaaaggagggaaaaaaagaaaagaaaaaaaagagagaggccgCGGGGAGCGCGCCTGCGCACGGGGACACGGGCGCGAGTGGGGAAACACGTCCCCGACTCGTGCCCGCGCGCGGTCCACGCGCGGGAAACCGCGCGCGCGATTCCCCGCTCGGGCTTGCTGTGCGGGGCAGCGAGCCCACGCGCTGCCCCGCATGGCCGCTTTTAATGCGGCAGGGCTCGCTGCCCCGCATGGCCGCTTTTAATGCGgcagagtggcattaaatgtCATTCTGCAGCATAACGTGTCTGTGCGCGTccgccctttttttttattttttagaactGGTTCAGTACTGGTTCCAAACCAGTCCCAAACCCGTACCGGTTTTCACCGGTATGTCGGTTCGTCTAACTTTGCTTAGCATAATTATTTTCTGAAATGGGAAGTCAGTTTAGCACCTTAAGGTTCAATATTTGCTATTCTCTAATTTATATTGCTTCTTACTTTAGTCAGGCACAAGAGCCTCTATGTTTGTGCATCTAATTAGATAATTGTGGCCTGCTTGACCAAAACATTGAGCAAGGATGACAGAAATGTCTAACAAGTCAGACCATCGAGAAACATAAAAATTGATTTTCACTTATTGCATATCAATTGGAAGAAAACGTAGTCGATGAAATTAGATGTTTATGGAATATAGATTTAACTGCTGCTAAATGTAAGTTCTTTATGCATGGCGTGTATATTTTCTTAGGGTCCCACCCATTCTTCAGTTGGATCCTGACCCGTGGACTCCTTTTGCCCGCGTTTTTGTTGTTTGTCTCGTAAGCATTTCGGGATGCCCTGATGGAGGGTGAGACTCTCGTTTCAGTTAAGGCGTCATCATTTCAGGTAAGACGGGCGGAACACCTAGCAATtaggaaaggaaaagagaaaaggTTCCATTCTTAAATCACTCACCTGCTCAGGCTGTCTTAAGCATTCAAACTTCTTCACATCAACTGTTTGTTGTTTCATTCATGATTTTATCATGCCCAACCTTACATTTGTTAGTTTTGAATGTTTAATCATCATATATTaaacctttttattctttttattaaacTAATATGCTGTTGCTATTTGATTCAACATATCTCATGCAGGATTTTCAGCATAGGAATAGCTAGACATGCCTTTTGAATTCCTTCACCTCGTGTCTCCTTCCAATTGTTCCTCGTAGTCTACTAGGCCTTGATATGGATCCTAGTCCAGTTGGCTTTATTTTCAGCAAGATTTCTGGTGCCAAGTATTTTATCAATGTGCttgtctattaaaaaaaaactatgtgCTTCATTAGGGTAATCTTGTGTTGCTTTGTAGCCTGTACTTCATGAAACCAAGTCTCAAACTCCTCAGAACCCTGAGGTGTGGTCATCATAGTTGATCAAAAGCAACATCAAACTTGAACCATTATTAGAAGAAATCATATGATCAGATTGATCATGATGAAAAATGCATCACAGGCCATAAATCTTTAACAAAATCTACTTATAAAACTTTCGGTATAGTGTATAGTATATAATACATTATATCTTCAGAGGTACAAGGAACTTAACACATCAAAGCTACTTCAAATATCACTCAACCCAAAAAAGCAACTTCAAAACACCAAGCCTTCTTCTACAAAAGGTGCACTATAATTGTCGCTAATCACTTGAAAAGGACAGTCAATGGATGAAGTGAGCTACGTACCTTTGCAAGGAAACCTCTGTGATGATCAAAGAATTTaatgttccattgaagaataaaTAACTTTTAAATCATAAAGCATAAATCAAATAGAACATTGGAATGTTGAAGTGAAGGAtcagaaagaaaaatatcttgaaatgccaaaattaaaattttctaatAAGTATAGAGATATTTCAAAGTGACCAAaatattaaattcaaaaagCTTTGATATCACTGGTTGTTTTGTATTTTCCTACAAGGGTTCACTAATTACCCTACAATGGTACCATCTTGGAGTAGTGTCGGTAGATATGCCCGGGATGGGATGGGCTTGATGTACCGATACTCCGTACACCCCCTACTGCGTAACAGTTTGATACCAATATAATAAGGTATGCCCCAAGGTTCGCCATACCGGTACTGAACCCCGTACTGGTGCCGCACTAGCATAGGCGTACCAAGTGTTGGTACGGTACGATACGCGGTACGTCAGGCGTACCATTAgcataggcgtaccgagtgtcggtacaacATACCATGGTATGCCCGATATGCACCAGTATGGACTGGTATGGCACACTATGCTAAAACCAATGTTTTAAATCCCTTGAGATGGGGGTGTCCCAGTTTTTTCAAGGAATAGGATGCCTTGCTATCCCACCCCATCCTGGCAGCGGTCTCGGTCAAACGTCTCAGTAAATATCCTCcgtctctctccctttcttcttcttttctttctttcttctttcattccttcttttctttcttttcttccacctTCCTTTCTttaccttttcttcttctttctttttcttatcccttcctttattttttcctttttcttcttctttctctttcctttcttctttctttccttcctttctttctttttcttctcccgtcctttctttctttcacttcacatttttcttttcttcatattttcttccttcttttcctctttcttcttctctctccgtGTGGATGGGTTTTGGGGTCCTGACCCAGCATTGGTTCCATTTTCTCACAAAAAAGGGACGGGGGATGGTCAGGATAGTTTCCATCCCGCCGAAAGTTAAAATCTTGGCTAAAACCCCTTGGTGTTACTTGGCTACTAGACACAAGTGGCAAGTGTCTAGATGTACTAAAGTATCCAACATGGCAAGTTTAAAAAATGGGACTCATGGACATGGCtaatattttaattcatatacatataataatatttaaatgTATTTGGGGTTTGAAAATATTTGTATTCTAGATAAATTATCAATTTTGGGCCATAATTTCATGTAAACCCATTATCCATGCTATGGGGTGAACTTTGTTTAATCCACCATGTAATTTTATGTGGTCCTGGTCTTTCACCCATGCAAGTGAGGTATCTAGTCAGCATAGAAAACTGTTTACATGCTTCTCAAAGATTATCCATTACACAATTTTTTGATGTATCCACTGTACTTCAAAATATTCCTTTGATATATTAGAACCCTTCCCTTTCATTTTTGACTTTATGGGAGGAAAATCTCAGATCTAATTGGAAGCAGAGAGAGAGCTTCTAATGTTCAAATCAGATAGCATTGTGATCAGACACCTAAATCCAAATATTATTGCCTTACTATTGGTGATGGCATGCCTGGCCCTCTCCCTCTAGCCTACCAATGACACCAACACTCTCCTCTGGGCGCACGAATTGTTCCTTCGCCCTGTGCCCTTGCTGCCTTCATGCAAGAAAGGTGTGCACCTTCTATCTTTTGTTCTCACTCATCTCCAcctctcccttctctcttttgCTCTTGCTACATCTCTgctctctctatctctttctctctctccctccccctctttcaGACCAAAGAGCTATGTCACTGGTGTGTTCCATGCATTCCATGCTTGTCGTGTCAATGCTTGTTGTGTCGTGTCTTGTCATGTCCGTGTGGAGACATGAAAAAATTCCTAGTTTTGTCGTGCCCAGGTGACACTGCCTTGCATTCTCATTTCTGTTGCAACTATTTCAGCTATACCCTTGTTGATAATTCGAATGAGCTTCTTATTATTCTCATTGTCATGTCCTCTGATGCAACCAAGGTTTTAGAACTTTAAAAAATATCTAGGTTCAAAAACAAACAATAGGCAAATATAATCTTAAATAAAAAAGGCATGGTGAAATTCCTTATAAATGAAATCTAAACTTGAATAGGAGAGATGTAAAGATACTTATACTGCCAAGGAAATCATCCTTGTTTAATACTCTTGGTTTTTGTGAGTGGGAGATTTTGAAGatgtattttcttttcatgaccTCAATGAATTTACTACTCTTTTGATTCTAATACTTTTATTCGAACGTGTGAATGAAATGCATTGATGCTTTTTTAAGATTCCCTTTTTGTTGAtcttattcttcctctctctctcacacacacactgaAAATGCCTGTACACTCTTTCCTTTACCTCCCTAGCCTCCCACCTTAGCCTATATTTATAAGAATGTTTGGGCAGTTAAGTAGGCTATATTGATGAGTTCGATCACTAGCGTTAGATCGGTTAGGTCTATGGCTTTGCAGGTGGACTACTAGAGATACAAACAACAAACCAGAAGGCCAGCAAAGACAGCCTTATTTACATATTATCATTTAAGTAATCTATTTATTTATGATATTACTTGTAAATATGAAACTATTCCCATATGAGTTCAATAAAAATACTAAGAACTTCAAATTctttaagaataaaaaaattggtTGCAGCTTTAGTGCGAATTCAGCAACTTTTAAATGCGAAGAACTTTCAAAGGTATTGAGATCTCATAATTTTCATCTTACCCAACATTTATAAAACCCAAAGATTGAATACTCCAGGGCATTTCAGTTGAAATGATGCTAACAACACAATATTTCAACAGAAAGAATCTTGCTTAGATGTTACACCCACTcattcatacatacatatgttcaTACGTACCTACATTCATGCATGCATATGTACAATAGGTACATAGGTACATAGATTCATAAGTACATAGGTACTTAAGTACGTATATTTGTATATACTAGGTATGCAGGTACATATATAGGTAATATACATGCATGCTTATGTACATGCATGCATAATTTATACATACTTTTTTCCTCGGCATATGTTGAGTTCTTGCTGTATGTATCTGTAAGCCTAAGAATCATAATATTTCATAGAAATCCTTATGATAGCAGCTGCAAATAAAGGCATGGTTTTAGGTTGTTTGACTGGTCtactatgtttttttttttttttgtgatgaaATGGGAGGTATACCCACCCAGTAATTATATTAAGCAGTAAATGATTACATGGTGGCTTAAAACCAGAACTTATATACACGAATCGGTGTAACTCTGGCTCTTCCTTCGAGATGAAGCAAGGTGTTGTGGGAGTTACACCGCACTTGAGGGGAGTTTAATGATATTAGAGCTTATAGATACAGTTTCTTCTAGCTTAACAACCACAGCAACCATTTTTACAAATGAATCAGTTTTCCAAAGAAGATTAatcccaaggtccgccgtaccggtaccggtcggcgtaccggtggccggccggaccggtacggtaccggtccggtccggtccgtaccggccggtaccggtaccgtaccggccggtatgcggtggtttcaaaaaccacagcccgcagcgctgtggttctaaaaaaaaaaaaaatcgtaccggtgcgaaccggccggtacgggctccgaaccggccggtacgggctccgaaccggccggtacgggcccgaaccggccggtacgggcccgaaccggccggtacgggcccgaaccggccggttcgcacccgtaccggccggttcggataaaaaaccgggatataccggttttttatccgttccgggaccggaccggtacgtaccggccggtacgggccggtacggcattccatgattAATCCCAATTCACTTTACCTTGACTGAAGCAGCTGCTTTAGCCTCAATTTTTGTTGTGATTTCTGACATTGACTCCTTGAACCTGCCGGAATAGATAGGGATCCAACTTCTCATTAGAGCAATGCTTTGCTTCGGAACTCTTGAGTTGagaattatcacatatatatgtatgtatgtatgtatgcctTCTTTTCCAACatcacatatgtatatatgtatgtacgtatgctTGTATGCATGCATTCATGCATGTATGCttttatgtatgcatgtatgtaggtATATTTATATGTCATCAATATTAAGAAGAGGCTATGTTGATGGTCAATAACTTCCAGATCCAGAGTTGagaattatcacatatatatgtatgtatgtatgtatgcctCTTTTCCAACatcacatatgtatatatgtatgtacgtatgctTGTATGCATGCATTCATGCATGTATGTAGGTATATTTATATGTCATCAATATTAAGAAGAGGCTATGTTGATGGTCAATAACTTCCAGATCCATGAACATATCATATTCCCGTTCTAAAATGTTTCAAGTTAATTAGTGCAATGTATGAAAATTGATCCATTACAATCTTTTTCGACCATTGAAATGCAGGTAAAGG includes these proteins:
- the LOC103724162 gene encoding uncharacterized protein LOC103724162 isoform X4, translating into MSKMLSKLRGFFSSRTLVGVDKVGNRYFTRKEEIDGATKEKRWVIFKGEEDPTSIPVEWICWLNGQRKKAPTPEEMIELEARRERVRQNVACIIINICFIIKVLKKKEEDERKSLVGGIRQCKTIRSHPFFSWILTRGLLLPAFLLFVS